Within the Candidatus Thermoplasmatota archaeon genome, the region CCTGCTACTACACCTATTGTTGCTCTACATGAGGAATCTAATGTTTTGAATTTCCCAGATGGAAGCAATATTGTAGTTTTACCGAGCTCATGTGATACTATCGTCGCGCTGTTCCCACCAGCACGTGCTAGCTTACCACCATCACCTGGTGATAATTCTACGTTATAAACCATATAACCATCAGGTATCTTACTGAGAGGAAGTACATTCCCTATTGCTGCCTCGTCTTTACTGTCTGTGATTTTTATTTTGTCACCTATCTTCATACCCTCAGTGGCGATGGTTAATATTTTTCTGGAGTTATTCAGCTTAACACTTGCCACTGGAGCTGATCGACCAGGATCGTGCATAATATCTTCGATAAAACCTTCATGTACTCCTCGATCTTGGATGTACTTAACATCACCTCTGAATCTATGTGATGGAGCGTTGTACCTGCCACGCACCCTTCCTCTTCTCTGTTGTATAAGTCTCTTACCCATAATTTTTTACCTCTAAAATATTCCAATTCTCATACCAATATCCTCAGCCTTAAATTCGGGCATGAAGGTAACAATCGCATGTTTACCATTCTTAGTTATCTTTGTTTGTATGTGACTAACCTTCACATCAAACATTTTCTCCACAGCTTTTTTAATTAACTCTTTATTCGCTTTCCTTTTCACAATAAACTCTAACGCATTGTTTTTTTCCATGAGGCTCATGGTTTTTTCTGTGACATAAGGATGATATATAACATCATATGTGTCAACAATTTTCATTACCTACCACCCCATTATTTGTGCCAAAGCAGATTTTGTGAACAGTGTGAGCCTACCAGCATAACCACCAGGCGCTAGATGCTTTATGTTTATCTCATTTGGTTTAACAACGTCTACACCAGTTAAATTACCAGAACTTTTTTTAATTTCATCACTTGTAGAAACAATCAGTATAGACTTGGGAGTCCTGTATTTTCTACCCCTGATTTTTCCTTTACCAGCGCGTATATTTTTACCATTTTCAGCTCTAACAATATCATCGTATACCCCTATTTTTTCAAGAGCTTCTATAACCTCTTTGGTTTTTTTGATTTTCTCAAAATCATCTTCAACTACAACAGGGAGTGTTATTTTTTTGTTGAATTTATGTCCTCTGTTTGAAACCTTTTCTTTGTCAGATGTTGCAGCCAGAGCAGAGAGTATAGACAGTTTTTTTTCTTTTTTGTTTATTTTTTCACTCCAATTACGTTCTGCTTTTGGTGGGTGCGCTCTTCTACCACCAACGACACATGGAGCTAATGCTGCTTTTTGACCTTGTGTGAGCCTTGGTACACGAGACATGCCTCGTCCTTTGCCAATTGATTCTGTCGCATGTTTTGTACCAGCAAAAGGATCGGAACCATAAGGTTGTCTCATATTAGAACGTAGAACATTGAATGATTTTCTTATGACGTCAGGGCGATAAGGTGTATGGAATAAAACTGGTAGATCAATTTTTTCTTTTATTGAACCATCAACACCATAAACATTAACCTTGGTCATATTTACGCACCTTGTTTACTTGTAGTAGAGATATAAGTTATCTCTGGTTTCTGAATTTTTACACCACGTTGATAACGTATAGCGTCTCTCATACCAACCAGTCTTTTTATAGGACCGGGAATTGAGCCATGAAGAAGAACATACGAGTTTCGGATGACACCATAATGTGGGAATCCACCAGCGGGTGTGATCTCCTCGCCTTTATCACCTATCTTAATAACACGTTTGTTGTACTCTGTTCTTTGATGGTACCCAACTTGTCCTGCTTGTGGTACTGTTGCTTGTACCCAGTTTGGATGCCAG harbors:
- a CDS encoding 50S ribosomal protein L2, whose translation is MGKRLIQQRRGRVRGRYNAPSHRFRGDVKYIQDRGVHEGFIEDIMHDPGRSAPVASVKLNNSRKILTIATEGMKIGDKIKITDSKDEAAIGNVLPLSKIPDGYMVYNVELSPGDGGKLARAGGNSATIVSHELGKTTILLPSGKFKTLDSSCRATIGVVAGGGRKDKPFVKAGKKFFAYRSRGKQYPVVRGTAMNPVAHPHGGGSHQHIGKPSSVKRGAPPGRKVGSIAPKRTGRR
- a CDS encoding 50S ribosomal protein L23, with the translated sequence MKIVDTYDVIYHPYVTEKTMSLMEKNNALEFIVKRKANKELIKKAVEKMFDVKVSHIQTKITKNGKHAIVTFMPEFKAEDIGMRIGIF
- the rpl4p gene encoding 50S ribosomal protein L4 encodes the protein MTKVNVYGVDGSIKEKIDLPVLFHTPYRPDVIRKSFNVLRSNMRQPYGSDPFAGTKHATESIGKGRGMSRVPRLTQGQKAALAPCVVGGRRAHPPKAERNWSEKINKKEKKLSILSALAATSDKEKVSNRGHKFNKKITLPVVVEDDFEKIKKTKEVIEALEKIGVYDDIVRAENGKNIRAGKGKIRGRKYRTPKSILIVSTSDEIKKSSGNLTGVDVVKPNEINIKHLAPGGYAGRLTLFTKSALAQIMGW